TCATGGTACCGCCAATATCTTTTAGTGCCGTTAGCTTTATCTCGTTAATCATTTCTGTGCGACCACATATAATACCTGCAACTACATCGCCATGGCCGTTTAAATACTTTGTTGCGCTATGTACAATAATATCTGCTCCAAATCGAATAGGTTTTTGAAGTACGGGCGTTAGAAAAGTGTTATCAACGATAGAAATTAAGTGATGCTTTTTTGCTATCGATAAAATAGATTCTAAATCAAGTACCTGTAGGTTCGGATTAATAGGAGACTCTAGGAAGATAACTTTAGTATTATCTTGAATAGCAGCGTTGATATTTTCTGCTTCGCTCATATCAACAAAACTCACTTCGATGCCGAAGCGCGTTAACATGTGATTCATTAAGGCATATGAGCAGCCATAAATTGCTTTTGATGCAATCAAGTGATCGCCCGCTGTTAAATTAGTTAATAAGGCCGCAGACACTGCAGCCATTCCTGTTGCTGTTGCGGCTGCATCTTCGGTACCTTCTAATTGTGCCATGCGTTGTTCAAGTTCACGCGTAGTAGGGTTACCTAAACGCGTGTACATATATCCCTCAGCTTCTCCCGCAAACCGCTGTGCCCCTTGTTCTGCACTGTCGAAGGTAAAGGTTGATGTTTGATATAAAGGAGACGCTAACGAGCCAAACTGTTCGTCTTTTATTTTGCCGCCGTGCACAACTTGTGTTTCGATAAATTTGCTTTTAATCATAGTTTTCTCATGTGATATCGGAATACGTTCGTTAATGAATTTGGTATCAATATTCACGCCATAACGAGAAATGACATATAAAACAATAGCTTAATGTTTTTATGTAAAAGTAGAGTAATTATTTTTGTAATGTATTTATTACAGTTTGGTTTTTAAATGAAATTAATAAGGCTTTTAATCACTAAATACTTGAAAATTAAATACTATAATGTTGTCATTAAATTATTACTAAGTATCAAAATTATTACATGAAAATTTGTATTGAATCTGCAGACAGAGTAGGTATTAGCCAAGAAATATTAGCCACGTTTGCTTCCCATGACTGGAACGTAAAAAGTATTGAAGTACAAAGCCAAAATACTTTTGTTCATATTGATGCTATAGAGGCGACCCTTTCACGGGTTAAACGTTTGTTAATGCCTGTTGACGGCATAAAACAGTGCATTGAAATTAATGAGATGCCGTCTGAAGTGCGTGAAAAGCATGTACAGGCGTTGTTGGCAAAAATAACGGATCCTATTTTAGATATTAGTAGCACAGGAATGATTTTAGCCTCTAATCAAGCCGCGAAAGCTATTGCAAAGCGAAGTAGCGTGGATTTAGTCCATAGCCATATTGACGATGTGATTGATGCCTCGATAGATGCACTAATACAACCTCATGAATTAAGTATGACGGTCACTTTTTTTGGTGAACCTTTTATTGCAGACATTAATCCAGTGATGAGCGCGAATACTGTCACTGGAGCGGTTATCTATTTAAAATCAGTTGAAAAAGTGGGGCGTCAGTTATCCTTAGTGCAATCATCTAAAGATAACGCGCTGCAAGCCATGATCGGAGAGTCTGAACAAATTAACTTAGTAAAATCTCAGATCTCGCGTTTTGCTACCCTAGATTTACCAGTGTTAATCGTAGGTAAAACAGGCACTGGTAAAGAATTGGTGGCTCAAGCATTACATCAATTAGGCCCGCGAAAAGATAAACCTTTTTTAACGATTAACTGTGCGGCTATTCCTGAGCAACTGCTTGAAAGTGAATTATTTGGTTATACCTCTGGGGCATTCACAGGGGCGAACAAAGGCGGCAAACCAGGCCTTTTTGAGTTAGCAAATGGTGGCACATTATTTTTAGATGAAATCGCTGAAATGTCACCTTATTTGCAAGCCAAACTCTTACGGTTTTTACAGGACTTTCGTTATCGCAAAGTAGGTGGCACCAAAGAATTTAAAGCGGATGTAAAAATTATTAGTGCTAGCCATCAAGACTTTGATGAATTGTTTATACAAGGGGAGTTTCGAGAAGATTTATTTTATCGACTAAATGTATTAAAAGTTGAATTACCGACACTTGCACAACGGCAGTCTGATATTGAATTACTGGTTAATTACTTTTTGTCTTTAGCATCTCAACAAATTAACCAACAAGGTGTTGATATAACTGCAGCTGCTCTTGAATTGCTTCGTGGTTATCACTGGCCGGGTAATATAAGGCAATTGGAAAATACGATTTTTAGATTAGTTGCACTATCTGATGGCGATGTAATAGATACTGAACAAGTGCAACAAGTACTTTTTGGCCAGCAAAAAAACGACGGTCAATTAGAAACGTTACATGTGCAAGACTGGGCTTCTGCGCAAGCTGAGTTTGAAAAAAGTCTGCTAACGCAACTTTACCCACATTACCCTACAACTCGAAAGCTAGCTGCACGTTTAAATGTGTCGCATAATAAAATAGCAATGAAGCTTAGGGCTTATCACATAGGATAAACCCTATTAGGGTCTGTTGATCTTTTGAGATTAAATTTTGTTCGAACCCAAAGGGCTGACGAATCCCCAAAAAATGACAGGCACAACATTTTATGATCTTATTAGTTCGCCAAAACAAAAATAAGAGTAAAATGCTATGCCTGAATCCTTACTTTGCCATAACTTCTTTGATAAGTCCTTATCGAATTTCAATCAAGCGAGAATGAAGACACTTAAAGCATGCTCTGAAGCACTTATAGCGTCTGATAGATTAACCTTAACAAGTTTGGGGCGTTACTTAGCTGGGCGTGCGAACATTAAGCATAAAATAAAAAGGGTTGATCGTTTTCTTAATAACGAGCATTTGTTTAACCAACAAGTTGAAATATACGCTTCGTTGGCCAAACCAATCATTAGCAACTTGCCTTATTTAGCCATTGCAGTGGACTGGAGTGGTTGTTGTCGTTCAGATTACCACCTGCTTAGAGCGAGTTTACTCGTTGATGGTCGTTCTTTAGTGCTTTACAACATGGTTGTTGAATTAAAAGATTTTGATACGCCAGAAACCAATGCCAGATTTTTAGACAACCTCCTTCAAGTTATTGGTGAACACCGGTCCGTTTATATTTTGTCAGATGGTGGTTTTCTTACTCCTTGGTATACTAAAGTCCGTTCATTAGGATGGCACTTTATTGGCCGTCTCAGAGGCACGATGACATGTAAGTTAGAAGGTAAAAATACTTGGGAAAAACTCCCTGCCTTTCATCAGGGAGCGAGCTGTCAACCAACTCGACTTGGCAAAGCGAGGGTTACTCAACACAGTCCAACAGCATGTGATGCATTTCTCCATTTGTACAAAGGAAAATACAAAGGACGAAAAGGGAATAGCCGTTTTACTAAAGATACTCGCATGTATCGACGGCATGCTCATGAGCCATGGTTACTCGCAACATCAGATAATACACTCACTAGTGATCAAGTAATTAAGTTGTACAGTAAAAGGATGCAAATTGAGCAAAACTTTCGCGATGACAAAAGCCAACAATATGGCTTTTCGTGGCGGTTTAGTAAAACACAAGGCGTAAGGCGAATGAGTGCCTTGTGCTTAATTGCATGTTTAGCTAGTCTATTACTTTGGTTTGTTGGCTTTGAAGCGGAGCAGCGCAATTGGCAAATAATGTTTCAGGCTAATACGATAAAACACCGCAGAGTTCTATCGTTTCTTACATTGGCGAAGCAAGTAATTCGGCATAGACTCCACAAAATTAAAAATCACTATCTACAGAAAAGTCGAGAAAACTTTTTAGCTTATTATCAAATATGTTCAGTTATATAAAAATGGGGATCCGTCAGCCCAAAGGGCAGCGTTTTTTGTCATTTATACGTCGTTATTGTTTTCTCATGTGGAATAACCACACATTAATCGCAATGTCTTGTCTAAAGACCCATAAACTGCTGCAAAAATAAACGCGAAAGATCAACAGACCCTAATTAATGCTCTAATAGGGTATATAAAATTTGTTTAACAAATTTAGGTTCAAAGGGTTTGTCGCACAAGGCATTAACGCCATCTTGTTCAATATTTGCTAAGTGAGTATCTTTACTTTCACTGGTTACCATTAGAATAGGTATATGCGATTGTTGGCTTTGCTCTCGTACATATTTAGTTAACTGGCGTCCGTCAACTTCAGGCATATTAAAGTCAGTAACAATTAAATCGAACATGTTTTCGTTTAGTATTTCTATTGCTTCACTGCCGTCTTTTGCTTCTGTAACTTTTAACAAACCCAAATTATTCAACACACGTTTTATATGATTGCGAGCAAGCATGCTGTCGTCAACAAGTAATACACGAATTTCATGCACGTCGAAGTAATCGAGTTCCATTTCATCAGGTGAAATTAAATCAATGGTATTGTTAATGGCGGCGTGTAGGTTTTCAGGTGTAAAGGGTTTTGGCAATATTGCGACAACACCTGATTGTTTAAACTCTTCAAGGCTTTCACGTTTATATTCACTTGACACTAACATAAACGCTGAGTCTTGACACTTATCAGATGTTTTTACATGGCTTAGTAAATCAAGTGCTGTACCTTTATCAAAGTACATAGCACTGGCAATTAAATCAAAGTGATAACGTGTTATTTGCTGTAATGCATCATCAAAGGTTTTTGCTAAGGTAATTTCAGTTATGTTCTGCTGTTTTAATCGATTAATGATTATTTTACTTTGCGTATCAGATGGCTCAACGAGCAAAATAGATAGTTCACTTGGTTGTATATTTGTCATATCTTCTCTCTAGCGCTCTTAGCCGCCGGTAAATTTAACCTTGTAACCTGCTTTTTCTAATTCAGCTTTGATCACATCTCTTTTGTCGCCTTGAATTTCGATGGTTTCATCGACAACACTCCCGCCGGTGCCGGCTTTTTTCTTTAACGTACTTGCTAAGTTTTTTAGTGCTTTTTGATCAAGCCCCAAGCCAGAAATAACAATAACACCTTTACCTTTTCTGCCTTTTGTTTCTCGCCTAACTTTAGCTGTACCATCAGATGGGCTGACTTGTTCAACCTTTTCAGGTTCAATTCTACCTTCGTCAGTTGAGTAAACGAGTTGCGATAACTGATCTTGCCAAGACATATGATAAGCCCTTCGTAAGTTTTCGGCATTATATCTTTACGCATAAAAAAAACCAGTCTTTCGACTGGTTTTGTTATTTTATTACCGTATAAGTCGGTTTATAGTTTGCTTTCAAGCTCGGGTAATACGTCGAATAAGTCAGCAACAATACCGTAATCTGCAACTTGAAATATAGGCGCTTCGGCATCTTTGTTAATGGCAACGATAATTTTAGAATCTTTCATGCCGGCTAAATGCTGGATAGCACCAGAAATACCAACCGCAATATATAAGTCAGGCGCAACAATTTTACCTGTTTGACCTACTTGCATATCGTT
The Thalassotalea hakodatensis genome window above contains:
- the megL gene encoding methionine gamma-lyase, giving the protein MKSKFIETQVVHGGKIKDEQFGSLASPLYQTSTFTFDSAEQGAQRFAGEAEGYMYTRLGNPTTRELEQRMAQLEGTEDAAATATGMAAVSAALLTNLTAGDHLIASKAIYGCSYALMNHMLTRFGIEVSFVDMSEAENINAAIQDNTKVIFLESPINPNLQVLDLESILSIAKKHHLISIVDNTFLTPVLQKPIRFGADIIVHSATKYLNGHGDVVAGIICGRTEMINEIKLTALKDIGGTMSPHDAWLIIRGLKTLPIRIERHCQNAQLVAEFLESHPAVDTVYYPGLPSHQGHQYIGKQMKAAGGVIGFELKCDVTGGAEFINRMQLFSIAVSLGDAESLIQHPASMTHSPYSDEERAKAGISDGLIRISVGLENVTDIISDLKQSLDQVRLNTTKVA
- a CDS encoding IS4 family transposase, whose protein sequence is MPESLLCHNFFDKSLSNFNQARMKTLKACSEALIASDRLTLTSLGRYLAGRANIKHKIKRVDRFLNNEHLFNQQVEIYASLAKPIISNLPYLAIAVDWSGCCRSDYHLLRASLLVDGRSLVLYNMVVELKDFDTPETNARFLDNLLQVIGEHRSVYILSDGGFLTPWYTKVRSLGWHFIGRLRGTMTCKLEGKNTWEKLPAFHQGASCQPTRLGKARVTQHSPTACDAFLHLYKGKYKGRKGNSRFTKDTRMYRRHAHEPWLLATSDNTLTSDQVIKLYSKRMQIEQNFRDDKSQQYGFSWRFSKTQGVRRMSALCLIACLASLLLWFVGFEAEQRNWQIMFQANTIKHRRVLSFLTLAKQVIRHRLHKIKNHYLQKSRENFLAYYQICSVI
- a CDS encoding SUI1 family translation initiation factor, which gives rise to MSWQDQLSQLVYSTDEGRIEPEKVEQVSPSDGTAKVRRETKGRKGKGVIVISGLGLDQKALKNLASTLKKKAGTGGSVVDETIEIQGDKRDVIKAELEKAGYKVKFTGG
- a CDS encoding response regulator is translated as MTNIQPSELSILLVEPSDTQSKIIINRLKQQNITEITLAKTFDDALQQITRYHFDLIASAMYFDKGTALDLLSHVKTSDKCQDSAFMLVSSEYKRESLEEFKQSGVVAILPKPFTPENLHAAINNTIDLISPDEMELDYFDVHEIRVLLVDDSMLARNHIKRVLNNLGLLKVTEAKDGSEAIEILNENMFDLIVTDFNMPEVDGRQLTKYVREQSQQSHIPILMVTSESKDTHLANIEQDGVNALCDKPFEPKFVKQILYTLLEH
- a CDS encoding sigma 54-interacting transcriptional regulator, which encodes MKICIESADRVGISQEILATFASHDWNVKSIEVQSQNTFVHIDAIEATLSRVKRLLMPVDGIKQCIEINEMPSEVREKHVQALLAKITDPILDISSTGMILASNQAAKAIAKRSSVDLVHSHIDDVIDASIDALIQPHELSMTVTFFGEPFIADINPVMSANTVTGAVIYLKSVEKVGRQLSLVQSSKDNALQAMIGESEQINLVKSQISRFATLDLPVLIVGKTGTGKELVAQALHQLGPRKDKPFLTINCAAIPEQLLESELFGYTSGAFTGANKGGKPGLFELANGGTLFLDEIAEMSPYLQAKLLRFLQDFRYRKVGGTKEFKADVKIISASHQDFDELFIQGEFREDLFYRLNVLKVELPTLAQRQSDIELLVNYFLSLASQQINQQGVDITAAALELLRGYHWPGNIRQLENTIFRLVALSDGDVIDTEQVQQVLFGQQKNDGQLETLHVQDWASAQAEFEKSLLTQLYPHYPTTRKLAARLNVSHNKIAMKLRAYHIG